Proteins encoded by one window of Salmo trutta chromosome 17, fSalTru1.1, whole genome shotgun sequence:
- the LOC115152221 gene encoding pyrin, with protein MSPNNNRIGRALNASLLYLLLSVCLTCTATLDEFEEDIEIDDEEEDLEYEYSMQQDRQTCGSGQTGQYPFCKDKNHYVHTRDECGEMDVKKVRVEMQLMIQDRHEKIKEIAHAAKLSEKNVEREKEDTVLLLTEMARLVEKTYIKVIEEIEKNQEAEATRAVEHILKLSQEISMLQKRSNELEQLSHAENHLHLFQMFPSLCTPPATIDWSEVSVHSDPSVGAMRRAVNKLREALNSEENRLSAAELGRIKKCAVNVTLDPDTAHPYLIVSEDGKQVRVGDLWQNVTDSPQRFDLVVNVLGKEGFSSGRFYYEVQVEGKTDWALGVAAESINRKGRTIVNPDNGYLVLWMRDENEYIALDKLPVLLALNQKPQKIGIYIDYEQGQVSFYDVDNRSHIYSFHNYALKPVKLYPFFSTGTDNDGKNSAPLVITQVNQQLSIHFPTFDNA; from the coding sequence ATGTCACCAAACAACAATAGGATAGGGAGGGCCCTGAATGCCAGCCTGTTGTACCTGCTGTTATCTGTGTGCCTGACATGCACCGCTACTCTGGACGAATTCGAAGAAGATATTGAGATCGATGATGAGGAGGAAGACCTGGAGTATGAGTACAGCATGCAACAAGACAGACAAACCTGTGGAAGCGGCCAAACTGGTCAGTATCCATTCTGCAAGGACAAGAACCACTACGTCCACACAAGGGATGAGTGTGGAGAGATGGACGTAAAAAAAGTGAGGGTGGAAATGCAGCTGATGATCCAGGACCGACATGAGAAGATAAAGGAGATCGCACACGCTGCAAAACTCAGTGAGAAAAAtgtggagagggagaaagaggacacaGTGCTGTTACTAACTGAAATGGCAAGGCTCGTCGAGAAGACCTACATAAAAGTAATTGAGGAGATTGAGAAGAACCAGGAAGCAGAAGCAACCCGGGCTGTAGAGCACATTCTAAAGCTATCACAGGAAATCTCTATGCTACAGAAGAGAAGCaatgagctggagcagctctcacacgCCGAAAACCACCTCCACCTTTTCCAGATGTTCCCATCCCTGTGTACCCCACCGGCTACCATCGACTGGTCTGAGGTCAGCGTTCACAGTGATCCCAGTGTTGGAGCTATGAGGAGAGCTGTGAACAAGCTGAGGGAAGCACTTAATAGTGAAGAGAACAGGCTGTCTGCTGCTGAGTTGGGAAGGATCAAGAAGTGTGCAGTGAATGTGACTCTGGACCCTGATACAGCACATCCCTACCTCATCGTCTCTGAAGACGGGAAACAAGTGAGAGTTGGAGATCTCTGGCAAAATGTCACAGACAGCCCACAAAGGTTTGATTTGGTTGTTAATGTCCTAGGAAAAGAGGGTTTTTCCTCAGGGAGATTCTACTATGAGGTGCAGGTGGAAGGAAAGACTGACTGGGCTTTAGGAGTGGCAGCAGAATCCATCAACAGGAAGGGAAGGACTATTGTGAACCCTGACAATGGATACCTGGTTCTATGGATGAGGGATGAGAATGAGTATATAGCTCTTGATAAGCTTCCTGTCCTCCTCGCTCTTAATCAGAAGCCCCAGAAGATAGGGATTTATATTGATTATGAACAGGGTCAGGTCTCCTTTTATGATGTGGACAACAGGTCTCATATCTATTCTTTCCACAATTACGCTTTAAAACCTGTTAAACTTTATCCATTCTTCAGCACCGGCACTGACAATGACGGTAAAAACTCTGCCCCATTGGTCATTACCCAAGTCAATCAGCAACTAAGTATTCACTTCCCAACTTTTGACAACGCCTAA